One window of Streptomyces sp. SUK 48 genomic DNA carries:
- the tatC gene encoding twin-arginine translocase subunit TatC, whose product MPKSARTERDPEGRMPLGDHLRELRNRLTKGVLAIVVVTIVSAFFYKDIIDFITAPLLRSVGCHQSFGELSKASKDTHCAHITIGDLLGPFTLALKASLTAGVVLASPVWLYQLWAFVAPGLHRNEKKYAYAFVGFGVPLFLGGGFLAYHVLPITAKVMIDLTPSGVENLLSLDKLLDLVTRMVVVFGLAFEMPLLLVMLNLTGILSGKRMLGWWRAMVVGIAAFAAVATPGADPMSMLALAAPIWALFFVAVAFSLLNDRRRARRADDGLSDDEASELDLTPEAVGEVESVRASSAPELPGRDHVNGYDDVT is encoded by the coding sequence TTGCCCAAGTCCGCCCGCACGGAGAGGGACCCCGAGGGGCGCATGCCGCTCGGGGATCACTTGCGTGAGCTGCGCAACCGGCTCACCAAGGGTGTCCTGGCGATCGTCGTCGTCACGATCGTCTCCGCCTTCTTCTACAAGGACATCATCGACTTCATCACCGCGCCGCTGCTGCGTTCGGTGGGCTGTCACCAGTCCTTCGGCGAGCTGTCGAAGGCCAGCAAGGACACCCACTGCGCGCACATCACGATCGGTGACCTGCTGGGCCCCTTCACGCTGGCGCTGAAGGCGTCGCTGACCGCCGGTGTGGTGCTGGCCTCCCCGGTCTGGCTCTACCAGCTGTGGGCGTTCGTCGCGCCCGGCCTGCACCGCAACGAGAAGAAGTACGCGTACGCGTTCGTCGGCTTCGGCGTGCCGCTGTTCCTCGGCGGCGGCTTCCTCGCGTACCACGTGCTGCCCATCACGGCGAAGGTGATGATCGACCTCACCCCGTCCGGGGTGGAGAACCTGCTGTCGCTGGACAAGCTGCTCGACCTGGTCACGCGCATGGTGGTGGTCTTCGGACTCGCCTTCGAGATGCCGCTGCTGCTGGTCATGCTCAACCTGACGGGCATCCTGTCCGGCAAGCGCATGCTCGGCTGGTGGCGGGCCATGGTCGTCGGTATCGCCGCCTTCGCTGCGGTGGCCACGCCCGGCGCGGACCCGATGTCGATGCTGGCGCTGGCGGCGCCGATCTGGGCGCTGTTCTTCGTCGCGGTGGCCTTCTCGCTGCTCAACGACCGGCGCCGGGCCCGCCGCGCGGACGACGGTCTGTCGGACGACGAGGCGTCGGAGCTGGACCTCACGCCCGAGGCGGTCGGCGAGGTGGAGTCCGTGCGCGCGAGCTCCGCCCCCGAGCTGCCGGGCAGGGACCACGTCAACGGCTACGACGATGTGACCTGA
- a CDS encoding DEAD/DEAH box helicase, translating to MIVLLSVGPGTLESTMTEDLSPAERYAAARQRAAEQATALASFREMYDFGLDPFQIAACQALEAGKGVLVAAPTGSGKTIVGEFAVHLALLQGKKCFYTTPIKALSNQKYADLCRRYGADKVGLLTGDNSVNSEAPVVVMTTEVLRNMLYAGSQTLLGLGHVVMDEVHYLSDRFRGAVWEEVIIHLPPSVTLVSLSATVSNAEEFGDWLDTVRGDTEVIVSEHRPVPLFQHVLAGRRMYDLFEEGEGHKKAVNPDLARLARMEATRPSYQDRRRGRSMREADRERERRQRSRAWTPGRPEVIERLDAEGLLPAITFIFSRAGCEAAVQQCLYAGLRLNDEEARERVRALVEERTAHIASEDLHVLGYYEWLEGLERGIAAHHAGMLPTFKEVVEELFVRGLVKAVFATETLALGINMPARSVVLEKLVKWNGEQHADITPGEYTQLTGRAGRRGIDVEGHAVVLWQRGMSPEHLAGLAGTRTYPLRSSFRPSYNMAVNLVEQFGRHRSRELLETSFAQFQADRSVVGISRQVQRNEEGLAGYQASMTCHLGDFEEYARLRRELKDRETELARQGAHQRRAEATVALEKLKPGDVIHVPTGKYAGLALVLDPGLPAGRSNGHRGYDHQDGPRPLVLTAERQVKRLASMDFPVPVEPLDRMRIPKTFNPRSPQSRRDLASALRSKAGHIPPERARKKRSGAADDREIARLRTALRAHPCHGCDDREDHARWAERYHRLLRDTSQLERRIEGRTNTIARTFDRIVALLTELDYLRGSEVTEHGRRLARLYGELDLLASECLREGVWEGLAPAELAACVSALVYEARLSDDAMAPKVPSGKAKAALGEMVRIWGRLDGLEEDFRISQTEGVGQREPDLGFAWAAYMWASGKGLDEVLREAEMPAGDFVRWCKQVIDVLGQISAAAPREDSTVAKAARKAVDQLLRGVVAYSSVG from the coding sequence ATGATCGTCCTGTTGTCGGTGGGGCCCGGTACGCTCGAAAGCACGATGACAGAGGATCTCTCCCCGGCCGAGCGGTACGCGGCGGCCCGCCAGCGGGCAGCCGAGCAGGCCACCGCGCTCGCGTCCTTCCGCGAGATGTACGACTTCGGCCTCGACCCCTTCCAGATCGCGGCCTGCCAGGCACTCGAAGCCGGCAAGGGCGTGCTGGTCGCCGCCCCCACCGGTTCGGGCAAGACGATCGTGGGCGAGTTCGCCGTCCACCTCGCCCTGCTCCAGGGCAAGAAGTGCTTCTACACGACACCCATCAAGGCGCTGTCGAACCAGAAGTACGCCGACCTGTGCCGCCGCTACGGCGCAGACAAGGTCGGCCTGCTCACCGGCGACAACAGCGTGAACTCCGAGGCGCCGGTGGTCGTGATGACCACCGAGGTGCTCCGGAACATGCTGTACGCGGGCTCCCAGACCCTGCTGGGCCTCGGCCATGTGGTCATGGACGAGGTGCACTACCTCTCCGACCGCTTCCGCGGCGCCGTCTGGGAGGAGGTGATCATCCACCTGCCGCCCTCCGTGACCCTGGTCTCGCTGTCGGCGACCGTGTCGAACGCGGAGGAGTTCGGCGACTGGCTGGACACCGTCCGCGGCGACACCGAGGTGATCGTCTCCGAGCACCGGCCCGTGCCGCTGTTCCAGCATGTGTTGGCCGGGCGGCGGATGTACGACCTGTTCGAGGAGGGCGAGGGCCACAAGAAGGCCGTCAACCCCGACCTGGCGCGCCTCGCGCGGATGGAGGCGACCCGGCCGTCGTACCAGGACCGCCGCCGGGGGCGCTCCATGCGGGAGGCCGACCGGGAGCGGGAGCGTCGGCAGCGTTCGCGGGCGTGGACGCCGGGCAGGCCCGAGGTCATCGAGCGCCTGGACGCCGAGGGCCTGCTGCCCGCCATCACCTTCATCTTCAGCCGCGCCGGCTGCGAGGCGGCCGTACAGCAGTGCCTGTACGCGGGGCTGCGGCTGAACGACGAGGAGGCGCGGGAGCGGGTCCGGGCCCTGGTCGAGGAGCGCACCGCGCACATCGCCTCGGAGGATCTGCACGTCCTCGGGTACTACGAGTGGCTGGAGGGCCTGGAGCGGGGCATCGCCGCCCATCACGCGGGCATGCTGCCGACCTTCAAGGAGGTCGTGGAGGAGCTGTTCGTGCGCGGCCTGGTCAAGGCCGTGTTCGCGACCGAGACCCTCGCGCTCGGCATCAACATGCCCGCCCGCTCGGTGGTGCTGGAGAAGCTCGTCAAGTGGAACGGCGAGCAGCACGCCGACATCACGCCGGGCGAGTACACCCAGCTGACGGGCCGTGCGGGCCGGCGGGGCATCGATGTCGAGGGCCACGCGGTGGTGCTCTGGCAGCGCGGTATGAGCCCCGAGCACCTGGCCGGTCTCGCGGGCACCCGTACGTATCCGCTGCGCTCCAGCTTCCGGCCCTCGTACAACATGGCGGTCAACCTGGTCGAGCAGTTCGGGCGGCACCGGTCGCGCGAGCTGCTGGAGACGTCGTTCGCGCAGTTCCAGGCGGACCGCTCGGTGGTCGGGATCTCCCGGCAGGTGCAGCGCAACGAGGAGGGGCTGGCCGGCTACCAGGCGTCCATGACCTGCCACCTCGGCGATTTCGAGGAGTACGCTCGGCTGCGGCGTGAGCTGAAGGACCGGGAGACCGAGCTGGCCCGGCAGGGCGCCCACCAGCGGCGGGCCGAGGCCACCGTAGCGCTGGAGAAGCTCAAGCCGGGTGACGTCATCCATGTGCCCACGGGCAAGTACGCGGGGCTCGCCCTGGTGCTGGACCCGGGCCTGCCCGCCGGGCGGTCGAACGGGCATCGCGGCTACGACCACCAGGACGGCCCGCGTCCGCTGGTGCTGACGGCCGAGCGGCAGGTCAAGCGGCTGGCGTCGATGGACTTCCCGGTGCCGGTGGAGCCGCTGGACCGGATGCGGATCCCGAAGACGTTCAACCCGCGCTCGCCGCAGTCGCGCCGGGACCTGGCGTCCGCGCTGCGCTCCAAGGCCGGGCACATCCCGCCGGAGCGGGCCCGCAAGAAGCGCTCGGGGGCCGCCGACGACCGGGAGATCGCCCGGCTGCGCACCGCCCTGCGCGCGCACCCCTGCCACGGGTGCGACGACCGCGAGGACCACGCCCGCTGGGCCGAGCGCTACCACCGGCTGCTGCGCGACACCTCGCAGCTGGAGCGCCGGATCGAGGGCCGGACGAACACCATCGCGCGGACCTTCGACCGGATCGTCGCGCTGCTGACCGAGCTGGACTACCTGCGGGGCAGCGAGGTCACCGAGCACGGCCGGCGGCTCGCCCGGCTCTACGGCGAACTGGACCTGCTGGCCAGCGAATGCCTGCGCGAGGGCGTCTGGGAGGGCCTCGCGCCCGCCGAACTCGCCGCGTGCGTCTCGGCGCTGGTGTACGAGGCGCGGCTCAGCGACGACGCGATGGCGCCCAAGGTGCCCTCCGGCAAGGCGAAGGCCGCGCTGGGCGAGATGGTGCGGATCTGGGGCCGGCTCGACGGTCTGGAGGAGGACTTCCGGATCAGCCAGACCGAGGGCGTGGGCCAGCGCGAGCCCGATCTCGGTTTCGCCTGGGCCGCCTACATGTGGGCGTCGGGCAAGGGCCTGGACGAGGTGCTGCGCGAGGCGGAGATGCCCGCGGGCGACTTCGTGCGCTGGTGCAAGCAGGTGATCGATGTGCTGGGGCAGATCTCCGCGGCGGCGCCCCGCGAGGACTCGACCGTGGCCAAGGCCGCGCGCAAGGCCGTCGACCAGCTGCTGCGGGGCGTGGTGGCCTACTCGTCGGTGGGCTGA
- a CDS encoding ATP-binding protein produces the protein MVSVPKTPGRRERPYARVLLPPAIVMAVASAAAVALVPEPARVAVGLCGVLAVLLVLVTGGEAARRGRLLREERDAHAHDTACLQARLADHEALIHRFAKDILPWGFARLSRGEMLRDVMANVYDADPDLRVLPDVYREMTRVALRGADHEITMRIATERSFVSIARRVQAIVHQQAVELREMEEDHGRNPEVFDDLLRLDHGSSLIGRLADTIGVLGGGRPGRQWPLPVSLYSTLRGAMSRILDYHRIHLASICNINIKGTAVEPVIHAAAELFDNATRYSPPTTKVHVTAVEVQTGIVIEIEDAGVSLNEESRIRIEKMIEDAKNGDDAHNLGDNPRLGLAVVGRLCKQFDMEVSLRTSAYGGLRAILIVPRVMTTTEPGVGVAHGIGATGIPMPELGAVEGPKRRPKKRRPTSPKIPAGISMEDDVPEVTEWTAGGLPQRRSRVKVPLSQRWAEEAAIERAEREGRPTIWSRTRQEPEPECEMDPERRKLIERPPGMWIDDFFDGLRKGMPEDATAPELTDFTLNPTKYLHLIDDSAAPTEADDEGTVQ, from the coding sequence ATGGTGAGTGTTCCGAAGACGCCCGGTCGCCGGGAACGTCCCTACGCCCGCGTCCTGTTGCCGCCCGCCATAGTGATGGCCGTGGCGAGCGCGGCCGCCGTCGCCCTGGTGCCGGAGCCGGCCCGGGTCGCCGTCGGCCTGTGCGGGGTCCTCGCCGTGCTGCTCGTCCTGGTCACCGGCGGCGAGGCCGCCCGGCGCGGCCGCCTGCTGCGCGAGGAGCGGGACGCGCACGCCCACGACACCGCCTGCCTCCAGGCGCGGCTCGCCGACCACGAGGCGCTGATCCACCGCTTCGCCAAGGACATCCTGCCGTGGGGCTTCGCCCGGCTCTCGCGCGGCGAGATGCTCCGCGACGTCATGGCGAACGTCTACGACGCCGACCCCGACCTGCGGGTCCTGCCCGACGTCTACCGCGAGATGACCCGGGTCGCGCTGCGCGGCGCCGACCACGAGATCACCATGCGGATCGCCACCGAGCGCTCCTTCGTCAGCATCGCCCGCCGCGTCCAGGCCATCGTGCACCAGCAGGCCGTGGAGCTGCGGGAGATGGAGGAGGACCACGGCCGCAACCCCGAGGTCTTCGACGACCTGCTGCGCCTGGACCACGGCAGCTCGCTGATCGGCCGGCTCGCCGACACCATCGGCGTCCTCGGCGGCGGGCGTCCCGGCCGCCAGTGGCCCCTGCCGGTGTCCCTCTACAGCACCCTGCGCGGCGCCATGTCCCGGATCCTGGACTACCACCGCATCCACCTGGCGTCGATCTGCAACATCAACATCAAGGGCACCGCGGTCGAGCCGGTCATCCACGCCGCGGCCGAACTCTTCGACAACGCCACCCGCTACTCGCCGCCCACCACCAAGGTGCACGTCACCGCCGTCGAGGTGCAGACGGGCATCGTCATCGAGATCGAGGACGCCGGGGTCAGCCTCAACGAGGAGTCCCGGATCCGCATCGAGAAGATGATCGAGGACGCCAAGAACGGCGACGACGCGCACAACCTCGGCGACAACCCGCGCCTCGGCCTCGCCGTCGTCGGGCGGCTGTGCAAGCAGTTCGACATGGAGGTCTCGCTGCGCACCTCCGCGTACGGCGGGCTGCGCGCCATCCTCATCGTGCCGCGCGTGATGACCACCACCGAGCCCGGCGTCGGCGTCGCCCACGGCATCGGCGCGACCGGCATCCCGATGCCCGAGCTCGGCGCCGTCGAGGGCCCCAAGCGGCGGCCCAAGAAGCGCCGCCCCACCAGCCCCAAGATCCCCGCCGGGATCTCCATGGAGGACGACGTCCCCGAGGTCACCGAGTGGACGGCGGGCGGGCTGCCGCAGCGCCGCAGCCGGGTGAAGGTCCCGCTGAGCCAGCGCTGGGCCGAGGAGGCCGCCATCGAGCGGGCCGAACGCGAGGGCCGCCCCACCATCTGGTCCCGGACCCGCCAGGAACCCGAGCCCGAGTGCGAGATGGACCCCGAACGCAGGAAGCTCATCGAACGCCCGCCGGGCATGTGGATCGACGACTTCTTCGACGGACTGCGCAAGGGCATGCCCGAGGACGCCACCGCCCCCGAGCTGACCGACTTCACGCTCAACCCCACCAAGTACCTGCACCTGATCGATGACTCGGCCGCCCCCACCGAGGCCGACGACGAGGGGACCGTCCAGTGA
- a CDS encoding roadblock/LC7 domain-containing protein — protein MIQQRGNFDWMLKQLNDGVPGIEMIVVLSSDGLRIARYGGDPDAADRVAAACAGVQSLAGAIIQEIPGAGEMKVVVVEIEGGYFYLMNAGANAYLAVLADVTCEPGRMSGMMRDLVVRIGAHLTSPPRRDGQTV, from the coding sequence GTGATCCAGCAGCGAGGCAACTTCGACTGGATGCTCAAGCAGCTCAACGACGGAGTGCCGGGCATCGAGATGATCGTGGTGCTCTCCTCCGACGGGCTGCGCATCGCCCGGTACGGCGGCGATCCCGACGCCGCCGACCGGGTGGCCGCCGCCTGCGCGGGCGTGCAGAGCCTGGCCGGCGCCATCATCCAGGAGATCCCCGGCGCCGGGGAGATGAAGGTCGTCGTCGTGGAGATCGAGGGCGGCTACTTCTATCTGATGAACGCGGGCGCCAACGCCTACCTCGCCGTGCTCGCCGACGTCACCTGCGAACCCGGCCGGATGAGCGGCATGATGCGCGACCTCGTCGTGCGGATCGGCGCCCACCTCACCAGTCCGCCCCGGCGGGACGGGCAGACCGTATGA
- a CDS encoding DUF742 domain-containing protein: MAVGRSPHGAPEGPQAHGTPDGQPPPRNPERLYAVTGTADGGRAELDLVTLIVARRTPPPGASPEHTAVLDLCAAPLSLAELSAYLTLPFSAMTVLITEMITAELVQARAPATRRTAPDRSLLEAVMHGLQKL; encoded by the coding sequence GTGGCGGTCGGCCGGTCCCCGCACGGCGCCCCGGAGGGACCGCAGGCGCACGGCACCCCGGACGGCCAGCCCCCGCCCCGCAACCCGGAGCGGCTCTACGCCGTCACCGGCACCGCCGACGGCGGGCGCGCCGAACTCGACCTGGTGACCCTGATCGTGGCCCGCCGGACCCCGCCGCCCGGCGCCTCGCCGGAGCACACGGCGGTGCTCGACCTGTGCGCCGCCCCGCTGTCCCTGGCCGAGCTGTCGGCGTATCTCACCCTGCCGTTCAGCGCGATGACCGTACTGATCACGGAGATGATCACGGCCGAACTGGTGCAGGCGCGCGCGCCGGCCACCCGCCGCACGGCCCCCGACCGTTCCCTCCTCGAAGCGGTGATGCATGGACTTCAAAAGCTCTGA
- a CDS encoding ATP/GTP-binding protein — protein sequence MDFKSSDTIPGPRAADQLPHTAQAAVKIVIVGGFGVGKTTMVGSVSEIKPLTTEETMTQAGIGIDDDYGSESKTATTVAMDFGRISITDKLVLYLFGTPGQERFWFLWNGLFEGALGAVVLVDTRRLEVSFDVMGRLEERGVPFVVAVNSFPDAPRYPVEELRTALDLTPEIPIVECDVRRRASSKDVLLTLMRFLHSLALSGALT from the coding sequence ATGGACTTCAAAAGCTCTGACACGATCCCCGGACCGCGCGCAGCGGACCAGTTGCCGCACACGGCCCAGGCCGCGGTGAAGATCGTGATCGTGGGCGGCTTCGGCGTCGGCAAGACCACCATGGTCGGCTCCGTCAGCGAGATCAAACCGCTGACCACCGAGGAGACCATGACCCAGGCCGGCATCGGGATCGACGACGACTACGGCTCCGAGTCCAAGACCGCCACCACCGTCGCCATGGACTTCGGCCGGATCAGCATCACCGACAAACTGGTGCTCTACCTCTTCGGCACCCCGGGCCAGGAGCGCTTCTGGTTCCTGTGGAACGGCCTGTTCGAGGGCGCGCTCGGTGCCGTCGTGCTCGTCGACACCCGGCGCCTGGAGGTCAGCTTCGACGTCATGGGCCGCCTGGAGGAACGCGGCGTGCCCTTCGTGGTCGCCGTCAACTCCTTCCCGGACGCGCCCCGTTACCCCGTCGAGGAACTGCGCACCGCGCTCGACCTGACTCCCGAGATCCCGATCGTCGAATGCGATGTGCGCCGCCGCGCCTCCAGCAAGGACGTGCTGCTCACCCTGATGCGGTTCCTGCACTCGCTCGCCCTCTCCGGCGCCCTCACCTGA
- a CDS encoding cytochrome P450 yields MTPEHQPPTATFATGTPDPLPGPPPGCPAHGLGPGGLHRLYGAGAEDLDDLYERLREQYGPVAPVLLHDDVPMWVVLGHAENLQVVRSPSQYTRDSRIWAPLLDGRVKQDHPLMPHIAWQPICSHAEGDEHLRLRNAVTSAMATIDHRSVRRHIGGHTQHLVNGFCERGRADLVAQFAEHLPMAVLCEILGMPEEYNDRMVQAARDALKGTETAIQSHDYVMDALNRLTQRRRARPEDDFTSHLVLHEAGLSDDEVREHLRLVLFAAYEATANLLANALRMVLTEPGFRARLSGGQMTVPEAIEQSLWDEPPFSTVLGYYAKQDTELGGQRITKGDGILFAPAPGNIDPRVRPDLAASMQGNRSHLAFGGGPHECPGQDIGRAIADVGVDALLTRLPDVQLACAEDDLRWRSAIASRHLVSLPVRFEPKPQQDTDMPPRAYGDPGLPADLRLPVQRRESQGAALPAAVPPPRPAPRPPVPATAPARGPWQRLLRWWRGE; encoded by the coding sequence GTGACGCCTGAACACCAGCCTCCGACCGCCACCTTTGCCACCGGCACCCCCGACCCCCTGCCGGGGCCGCCGCCCGGCTGCCCCGCGCACGGCCTCGGCCCCGGGGGACTGCACCGGCTCTACGGCGCGGGCGCGGAGGATCTGGACGACCTCTACGAACGGCTGCGCGAACAGTACGGTCCGGTCGCCCCCGTGCTGCTGCACGACGACGTACCGATGTGGGTGGTGCTCGGGCACGCCGAGAACCTCCAGGTGGTGCGCAGCCCCTCGCAGTACACCCGCGACAGCCGGATCTGGGCCCCGCTGCTGGACGGCCGGGTCAAGCAGGACCACCCGCTGATGCCGCACATCGCCTGGCAGCCCATCTGCTCGCACGCCGAGGGCGACGAACATCTGCGGCTGCGCAACGCGGTCACCTCCGCCATGGCCACCATCGACCACCGCAGCGTCCGCCGGCACATCGGCGGCCACACCCAGCACCTGGTCAACGGGTTCTGCGAGCGCGGCCGCGCCGACCTGGTCGCCCAGTTCGCCGAGCATCTGCCGATGGCGGTGCTGTGCGAGATCCTCGGCATGCCCGAGGAGTACAACGACCGGATGGTGCAGGCCGCCCGGGACGCCCTCAAGGGCACCGAGACCGCCATCCAGAGCCACGACTACGTCATGGACGCGCTGAACCGGCTCACCCAGCGCCGCCGCGCCCGGCCCGAGGACGACTTCACCAGCCACCTCGTCCTGCACGAGGCCGGGCTCAGCGACGACGAGGTCCGCGAACACCTGCGGCTCGTGCTGTTCGCCGCCTACGAGGCCACCGCCAACCTGCTCGCCAACGCGCTGCGCATGGTCCTGACCGAGCCCGGCTTCCGGGCCCGGCTCAGCGGCGGGCAGATGACCGTGCCGGAGGCGATCGAGCAGTCCCTGTGGGACGAGCCGCCCTTCAGCACCGTCCTCGGCTACTACGCCAAGCAGGACACCGAGCTGGGCGGGCAGCGCATCACCAAGGGCGACGGAATCCTGTTCGCGCCCGCGCCGGGCAACATCGACCCGCGGGTACGGCCCGACCTGGCCGCGAGCATGCAGGGCAACCGCTCCCACCTCGCCTTCGGCGGCGGTCCGCACGAGTGCCCGGGGCAGGACATCGGGCGCGCCATCGCCGACGTCGGCGTCGACGCCCTGCTGACCCGGCTGCCGGACGTCCAGCTGGCCTGCGCCGAGGACGATCTGCGCTGGCGCTCCGCCATCGCCTCCCGGCACCTGGTGTCGCTGCCGGTCCGGTTCGAACCCAAGCCGCAGCAGGACACCGACATGCCGCCCCGCGCCTACGGGGACCCCGGCCTGCCCGCCGATCTGCGGCTGCCCGTCCAGCGCCGGGAGTCCCAGGGCGCGGCGCTCCCCGCGGCCGTACCGCCGCCCCGGCCCGCACCCCGGCCGCCGGTCCCGGCCACCGCCCCGGCGCGGGGCCCCTGGCAGCGGCTGCTGCGCTGGTGGCGCGGCGAGTGA
- a CDS encoding RluA family pseudouridine synthase, producing MRRRTPPPPAPLPQRDGVDPVRVRLPAGGAWATVGEHLVERLSGAGPGVIEAMFAAGRIVGADGRPVPADAPYRPGMFVWFYRELPAEVPVPFPLPVVYRDEHIVVADKPHFLATTPRGSHVTQTALARLRHDLGIPALSAAHRLDRLTAGLVLFTVRPGERGAYQTLFGARRVAKEYEAIAPYDAALALPRTVRSRILKERGVQAAREVTGEPNAETLVELAEKRGGLGRYRLRPRTGQTHQLRVHLNALGVPILGDPLYPEVLPPVPAGDFRRPLQLLARRLEFTDPVTGAAHVFTSGRTLLAWSSYPEWAAD from the coding sequence GTGAGACGCCGTACGCCGCCCCCGCCCGCCCCACTCCCCCAGCGCGACGGGGTCGACCCCGTGCGGGTGCGGCTGCCCGCGGGCGGCGCGTGGGCCACCGTCGGCGAGCACCTGGTGGAGCGGCTCTCCGGTGCCGGGCCCGGGGTGATCGAGGCGATGTTCGCCGCCGGGCGGATCGTGGGCGCCGACGGGCGGCCGGTACCGGCGGACGCGCCGTACCGGCCGGGGATGTTCGTATGGTTCTACCGGGAGCTGCCCGCCGAGGTGCCCGTGCCGTTCCCGCTGCCGGTGGTGTACCGGGACGAGCACATCGTCGTGGCCGACAAGCCGCACTTCCTGGCCACCACCCCGCGCGGCAGCCATGTCACCCAGACCGCGCTCGCCCGGCTCCGCCACGACCTGGGCATCCCGGCGCTCTCGGCCGCCCACCGCCTCGACCGGCTCACCGCCGGCCTGGTGCTGTTCACCGTGCGGCCCGGGGAACGCGGCGCGTACCAGACGCTGTTCGGCGCACGCCGGGTCGCCAAGGAGTACGAGGCCATCGCGCCGTACGACGCGGCGCTCGCCCTGCCCCGGACCGTGCGCAGCCGGATCCTGAAGGAGCGCGGGGTGCAGGCCGCCCGGGAGGTGACGGGCGAGCCCAACGCCGAGACCCTGGTGGAGCTGGCGGAGAAGCGGGGCGGGCTCGGCCGCTACCGGCTGCGCCCGCGCACCGGGCAGACCCACCAGCTGCGGGTGCATCTGAACGCGCTCGGCGTGCCCATCCTCGGCGACCCGCTCTACCCGGAGGTGCTCCCGCCGGTGCCGGCCGGTGACTTCCGCCGCCCCCTGCAACTGCTCGCACGGAGGCTGGAGTTCACCGATCCGGTCACCGGCGCCGCGCACGTCTTCACCAGCGGCCGCACCCTGCTGGCCTGGTCCTCCTACCCCGAGTGGGCGGCGGACTGA
- a CDS encoding GNAT family N-acetyltransferase — translation MPLLTTPVLTAGALARTDQPVIPTGDGLVLRPWRERDAPAVYAAFQDPLMHRFHGRSCASEAEAAGWIAQWRRAWAGEREPQWAVVAEGTGRLLGRVALRQIELADGSAELAYWTVADARGRDVATRSAGALTRWAFEEIGFHRLELMHSTANEASCRVAAKAGFAPEGTRRKAYLHLDGWHDMHLHARVRGD, via the coding sequence ATGCCCCTTCTCACCACTCCGGTGCTGACCGCCGGCGCCCTCGCCCGTACCGACCAGCCCGTCATCCCGACCGGTGACGGCCTGGTGCTGCGCCCCTGGCGGGAGCGGGACGCGCCCGCCGTGTACGCCGCCTTCCAGGACCCGCTGATGCACCGCTTCCACGGCAGGTCCTGCGCGTCCGAGGCGGAGGCCGCCGGGTGGATCGCGCAGTGGCGGCGGGCGTGGGCCGGGGAGCGGGAGCCGCAGTGGGCGGTCGTGGCGGAGGGCACCGGGCGGCTGCTGGGCCGGGTCGCGCTGCGGCAGATCGAGCTGGCCGACGGCTCGGCCGAACTCGCCTACTGGACCGTGGCGGACGCCCGGGGCCGCGACGTGGCGACCCGGTCGGCCGGTGCGCTGACCCGCTGGGCGTTCGAGGAGATCGGCTTCCACCGGCTGGAGTTGATGCACTCCACCGCCAACGAGGCGTCCTGCCGGGTCGCCGCCAAGGCCGGGTTCGCCCCCGAGGGCACCCGGCGCAAGGCGTATCTGCACCTCGACGGCTGGCACGACATGCATCTGCACGCCCGGGTGCGCGGGGACTGA
- a CDS encoding siderophore-interacting protein — MAERPERKPRKVHTARVVRTERLTPHMQRVVLGGDELAGFAADTCTDHYVKLLFGPPGVTYPEPFDLERIRAEFPREQWPVTRTYTVRDWDAEHGELTLDFVIHGDEGLAGPWALRVQPGESLRFMGPGGAYAPDPDADWHLLVGDESALPAIARALETLPAGARAHAFVEVAGPEEEQKIDSAAEIVWLHRGDRPVGAALLEAVRALEFPEGRVHAFVHGEAGFVKELRSMLRVDLRIPREDLSISGYWRLGHNEDGWQASKREWNARIEVEQESSAQESGARAGGAQAAA; from the coding sequence ATGGCAGAGCGTCCGGAACGAAAGCCGCGCAAGGTCCACACCGCCCGCGTGGTGCGCACCGAGCGGCTGACCCCGCACATGCAGCGCGTGGTGCTCGGCGGCGACGAACTCGCCGGCTTCGCGGCGGACACCTGCACCGACCACTACGTGAAGCTCCTGTTCGGCCCGCCGGGCGTCACCTACCCGGAGCCCTTCGACCTGGAGCGGATCCGCGCCGAGTTCCCGCGCGAGCAGTGGCCGGTGACCCGGACCTACACCGTGCGCGACTGGGACGCCGAGCACGGCGAGCTGACCCTGGACTTCGTGATCCACGGCGACGAGGGCCTGGCCGGCCCCTGGGCGCTGCGCGTCCAGCCCGGCGAAAGCCTGCGCTTCATGGGCCCCGGCGGCGCCTACGCCCCGGACCCGGACGCCGACTGGCATCTGCTCGTCGGCGACGAGAGCGCGCTGCCCGCCATCGCCCGCGCCCTGGAGACGCTGCCCGCCGGCGCGCGGGCCCACGCCTTCGTGGAGGTCGCCGGGCCCGAGGAGGAGCAGAAGATCGACTCCGCCGCGGAGATCGTCTGGCTGCACCGCGGGGACCGCCCGGTCGGCGCCGCCCTGCTGGAGGCCGTCCGCGCCCTGGAGTTCCCCGAGGGCCGGGTGCACGCCTTCGTGCACGGCGAGGCCGGTTTCGTGAAGGAGCTGCGCAGCATGCTGCGGGTCGACCTGCGGATCCCGCGCGAGGACCTCTCGATCTCCGGCTACTGGCGCCTCGGTCACAACGAGGACGGCTGGCAGGCGTCCAAGCGCGAGTGGAACGCCCGTATCGAGGTGGAGCAGGAGAGCAGCGCGCAGGAGAGCGGCGCGCGGGCGGGCGGCGCCCAGGCCGCCGCCTGA